One window from the genome of Pyxicephalus adspersus chromosome 6, UCB_Pads_2.0, whole genome shotgun sequence encodes:
- the F2RL2 gene encoding proteinase-activated receptor 3, with the protein MKTLLLFIFLLKSVLCVRGKSLEVSKNESVIVDPKTFRAIYSQNFDPIPSDITDDDEQSTTANIQKTVPDKQTIVNNSTLAYLRSFTSTKMIPAIYIIVILIGIPTNTLILRMLFSRTRTVCTAIFYTNLAVADLLFCLMLPFKAAYHLDGNNWIFGETMCRIVTICFYGNMYCSILLLMCISVSRYVAIVHPFIYRSLPKRTCAIFLCCFVWITVLMFMIPFFKKQQTYHLKELQLISCSDIYETSADAFQYYYFISLAVFGYLIPFTVIIFCYFSIIKTLATQDQKRLMYLKITILLLLIFALCFTPSNIILILHQVNYHYNYKDELYGSYLIALCFSSLNSCLDPFLYFLMSEITKLSKTYTEMNKVSNDTHMKLLAS; encoded by the exons ATGAAGAccctgctgctttttatttttctcttgaaGTCTGTGCTTTGTGTGAGGG GCAAATCTCTGGAAGTTTCAAAGAATGAGTCTGTTATTGTAGACCCAAAGACATTTCGAGCAATTTATTCCCAAAATTTTGACCCAATTCCCAGCGATATTACCGATGATGATGAACAGTCAACAACAGCCAATATTCAGAAAACTGTGCCAGACAAGCAGACAATTGTCAACAACTCAACTCTGGCCTACTTAAGAAGCTTCACAAGTACAAAGATGATCCCAGCCATATACATCATAGTTATACTCATTGGTATTCCTACTAACACGCTTATATTACGGATGTTGTTTTCAAGGACCAGGACTGTGTGCACAGCAATATTTTACACCAACCTGGCTGTAGCAGATTTACTTTTCTGCCTCATGCTGCCCTTTAAGGCGGCATATCACCTGGATGGCAACAACTGGATTTTCGGCGAGACAATGTGCCGGATTGTGACTATATGTTTCTACGGTAACATGTATTGTTCAATTCTGCTCCTCATGTGCATTAGTGTGAGCCGCTATGTCGCCATTGTCCACCCCTTCATATACCGGAGTTTACCAAAGCGGACTTGTGCCATTTTCCTATGTTGCTTCGTGTGGATTACGGTCCTGATGTTCATGATACCATTTTTCAAAAAGCAGCAGACTTATCACTTGAAGGAACTTCAGCTTATCTCATGCAGTGACATATATGAAACTTCTGCTGATGCATTTCAgtactattattttatatcattggCTGTGTTTGGGTATCTCATTCCTTTCACTGTGATAATATTCTGTTACTTTTCCATCATAAAAACCCTGGCAACTCAAGACCAGAAAAGACTCATGTACCTGAAAATAACCATCTTGCTTCTTCTCATATTTGCTTTGTGCTTTACACCAAGTAATATCATTCTCATCCTTCACCAAGTCAATTATCACTACAACTATAAGGATGAACTGTATGGAAGCTATCTCATAGCATTGTGTTTTAGCAGTTTGAACAGCTGCTTAGATCCTTTTCTCTATTTCCTTATGTCTGAAATAACAAAACTTTCTAAAACTTACACTGAGATGAACAAGGTGTCTAATGATACACACATGAAACTTTTAGCATCGTAA